The proteins below come from a single Triticum aestivum cultivar Chinese Spring chromosome 5D, IWGSC CS RefSeq v2.1, whole genome shotgun sequence genomic window:
- the LOC123120717 gene encoding CCR4-NOT transcription complex subunit 10, giving the protein METAAPKEAPPPQPQPGVEEDGTLSATAAMARDAAVLFQSRRYAECADVLAQLLLKKEGDPKVLHNMAIAESFVDGCPDPKKLLEILGSVKIRSDELACASGEQADSANGVGNNTSSEPRGSGIAPLISAAHNATAYGDEFDTTIITFNTALILYHLHDYESALSVLEPLYRNIEPIDETTALHVCFLLLDITLALQDASKAADVIQYLERSFGVANTGNQNEIASTVQQQPAQPKPAKSSTPPDSDSNTCPGGSEILSVGSFSDDTLEFESFYSTLDGGNHLGRPILNEFSRASADLAATAADLKVRLQIYKVRLLLLTRNLKVAKRELKLLMNMARGRDSSTELLLKSQLEYARGNYRKAVKLLSTPNNRTEPVMLAMFYNNLGCILHQQRSNHTSVLCFSKALKYSLSLRSEKPLKLSALSQDKSCLISYNCGIQHLMCGKPLLAARCFREAMPLLYHRPLFWLRFAECSLLALEMGFLTASGATSCKDEIEIYVVGSGKWRHLVISPVNSGSHLSDFGSSGEHGNLISLRFARQCLLNAQLLMDASEQKKMVISDTEECNQVSQCQKSSGQNTMSVESKVHSGPTANANGEQKGAASLNATLQSSLAMYDDIIKKENLKIRQAILGDLAFVELCLENPLKALSTANSLLQVPDCSRMYLFLGHVYAAEALCLLNRLKEAVDQLTVYLRDGNAIELPYSVENREKAPVEKDSDGEDSVTPAMTKLTSEESQHSMSLKPEEACGVLYVDLGMAAAVQGELEQANYLVSRGFAMLPNSPRALLASIYVDLLQGKAQEAIGKLRRCRNVRFKTSSVAASR; this is encoded by the exons ATGGAGACCGCGGCGCCGAAGgaggcgccgccgccccagccacaGCCCGGGGTGGAGGAGGACGGGACGCTCTCCGCGACGGCAGCTATGGCAAGGGACGCCGCCGTGCTGTTCCAGAGCCGCCGGTACGCCGAGTGCGCCGATGTGCTCGCGCAGCTCCTGCTCAAGAAGGAGGGTGACCCCAAG GTCCTTCATAATATGGCTATCGCAGAATCGTTTGTGGATGGTTGTCCTGATCCAAAAAAGCTGCTTGAGATTCTTGGCAGTGTTAAG ATAAGAAGCGATGAACTTGCCTGTGCATCTGGAGAACAAGCTGATTCTGCCAATGGGGTAGGGAACAATACTTCTTCTGAACCAAGAGGCAGTGGCATTGCACCGTTGATTTCTGCTGCACATAATGCAACAGCCTATGGAGATGAGTTTGACACAACCATAATAACATTCAACACT GCTCTAATCCTTTATCATCTTCATGATTATGAATCTGCACTGTCTGTTTTGGAGCCATTGTACCGAAATATTGAACCAATTGATGAG ACAACTGCTCTTCATGTATGTTTTCTGTTATTGGATATTACATTAGCTTTGCAAGATGCATCAAAAGCCGCG GATGTCATTCAGTACTTGGAAAGATCATTTGGAGTAGCTAATACAGGGAACCAGAATGAAATTGCTAGCACAGTTCAGCAGCAGCCTGCTCAACCGAAACCTGCAAAAAGTAGCACGCCTCCAGATTCTGATTCAAATACTTGTCCTGGTGGATCTGAGATTCTTTCAGTTGGAAGTTTCTCGGATGATACACTGGAGTTTGAATCTTTTTACTCTACTCTGGATGGTGGAAATCACTTGGGCAGACCTATCTTAAATGAGTTCTCGAGGGCATCAGCTGATCTTGCTGCCACAGCTGCTGATTTGAAAGTTAGACTACAAATTTACAAGGTCCGGCTTCTACTTCTCACAAGGAACCTGAAGGTTGCCAAGCGAGAACTCAAACTTCTAATGAACATGGCACGTGGTAGGGATTCATCTACAGAGCTTCTCTTGAAATCTCAGCTAGAGTATGCCCGAGGAAATTATCGGAAGGCTGTGAAGCTTTTGAGCACTCCCAATAATCGGACTGAACCAGTAATGCTAGCCATGTTCTACAACAATCTTGGTTGTATACTCCATCAGCAGAGATCCAACCATACATCAGTATTGTGCTTCAGCAAAGCACTGAAATACAGCTTATCTCTTCGCTCAGAGAAACCATTGAAGCTGTCTGCACTATCACAAGACAAATCTTGTCTGATATCATACAACTGTGGGATCCAACATTTGATGTGTGGTAAACCACTGTTAGCAGCTCGTTGTTTTCGTGAGGCCATGCCGCTCTTGTACCATCGCCCCCTCTTTTGGCTCCGTTTTGCTGAGTGTAGCCTGCTAGCTCTAGAAATGGGCTTCCTCACTGCAAGCGGTGCTACTTCATGCAAAGATGAGATTGAAATTTATGTTGTGGGGTCAGGGAAATGGCGTCATTTAGTTATCAGTCCGGTGAACTCAGGAAGTCATTTATCAGATTTTGGGAGTTCAGGTGAACATGGAAATTTGATATCACTCAGATTTGCTAGACAGTGTCTACTCAACGCCCAACTATTAATGGATGCTTCTGAGCAGAAAAAAATGGTGATTTCAGATACAGAGGAGTGCAACCAAGTGTCACAATGCCAGAAAAGTTCAGGCCAGAACACAATGAGTGTTGAATCCAAAGTTCACTCTGGTCCAACAGCTAATGCAAATGGAGAACAAAAGGGAGCCGCGAGCTTGAATGCCACTTTGCAGAGCTCTCTTGCTATGTATGATGACATCATTAAAAAAGAGAACCTGAAAATTCGACAAGCCATCCTGGGGGACCTGGCGTTCGTCGAATTGTGTCTTGAGAATCCCTTGAAAGCTTTGTCTACTGCCAACTCACTGTTGCAGGTTCCAGACTGCTCCAGGATGTACTTATTCCTTGGCCATGTGTATGCAGCTGAAGCTTTATGTTTGCTGAACAGGCTAAAGGAGGCTGTTGATCAGTTAACTGTTTATTTGAGAGATGGCAATGCTATTGAGTTGCCCTACAGTGTTGAGAATCGTGAAAAGGCCCCTGTTGAGAAAGACAGCGATGGCGAGGATTCAGTCACTCCTGCCATGACAAAACTTACCTCAGAAGAATCTCAGCACTCAATGTCTCTCAAGCCCGAGGAAGCCTGTGGGGTTCTGTATGTTGACCTTGGCATGGCCGCTGCAGTGCAGGGAGAGCTTGAGCAGGCCAACTACCTGGTGAGCCGTGGTTTTGCAATGTTGCCCAACAGCCCTAGGGCACTGCTAGCATCCATCTATGTGGATCTTCTGCAGGGGAAGGCGCAAGAAGCTATCGGCAAGTTGAGAAGGTGCAGAAACGTGAGATTTAAGACCAGTAGTGTAGCAGCCAGCAGATAA